TTATTTCTGAAGATGTAATACTTGTGAGATAAACCCTGCACATCTAAGTTTTATTCTAGAATTTAGACTCTAATCTAGAATTAGTCACACAGTTGAAGGAGCACTGATCCAAACATTCAATTGATTGTTCGAGATCTGAAGGTGCAAATGGGAGCTCCATTAACCTGCTTGTTCCCATACATAGCATCAAAGGTATCTGCATCATGATAATGCTGTTGATAAACTCTAGAATCTATAATTGGCATTTACTCAAACTTAAGAGGATACCAATTACATAATCTTTTTAGAAACAGACAGAAGTTGGGAGATAtcttagaaatttcttccataaatgtgttgatttttcattttcaaatactTCTCAACCCTACCAGCAAAATTTTAAATGAATggcaaaaataattttattttttttgtaataaatgaGATACAATCTTGAAATGCTTTGATCAGGCAGCTGAAACTCATCAAGGAATTCCCAGTCATTAAACCCTACTGGATATTAAGGATTGAAACCAGATTTGGTTTGCATGGGAATGCAAAAGTAGTCATTTGGCTTCACAACTCAGTAACCTGGCTAAACTTGCCTTCTCCAACAAAACTGAGCCTTTGTTATAACAAAGCCAACATCCAGGCATTTTGTGCAGAGAACACATTGGATGCTTCCTTGATGATCAGACCTTACCAGAGATTTGAATCATTTCCCATCCTGCTTTTGAAGTCATTGAAGATCAGTTTGCTTCCCTTTGTGATGGCAGTTCAAGATTTTTTCCCGCACACAAGTTTTGATGACCAGAGAATGTTGGGTCTATGTTAGCTAGTCCTCATTTCGAGAGaattagaatacaaaagcaaggatgtactgctgaggctttacaaggcattggtcagactgcacttggaatattaagAACAATTTTGGGCTCAGTGTCAAAGATATACcagccctggagaaggtccacaAGAATGATCcaaagaatgaaaggcttaacgttatgagcatttgatgtctctgggcctgtattcaatgaaataaaaaaaaaggacggcatggggggggggggggggggggggggcagataaaaggagggaaagaagagtacctcattgaaatctactggatactgaaagacctggatagagtggacgtagagaggatgtttccattagcggGAATCTAAAATCCAAGGccagagcctcagaataaaaggacatccctttaaaacttaaatgaggaatttcttcagcctgtgAAATTCattactgcagagagctgtggaagctaagtcattgggtgtatttaaggtagagattttaagattcttgattggtcagagggttaagggttacagggagaaggcaggagaatggggtttaaaatcaaaaatcagctatgatcaaatCGCAtaattctgcttttctatctTATGGAGATGGAGGGTCACAAGGCATTCAAGAATTCTGCAGGGAGTTACTGAGATCAAAACCCACACATTCTGGCTGAAGCTCACTTCTCCATTTGCCCTCCAGGTGCCCTACCAACCCACCACCTTGTTCGTTAAACTGGCTATTTCCTGCCCATCATGTCCTGCTCAATGCAATGATAATCTTGTCAAAGCATTCAAGTTCCCTATCTATAATAGCAAAGTGACATTAGGATTGTCCATGCAggtcctgacattccaggtccCAAACTTCATATACAGGAGTTCAAATGCccatgtattttgtttttaaaaacatgtaCTACTTGTTGCACATCAATTAAAATGTGGGATTTTATCCAATAGCAAGGAGGACCAAGGTGACTGGAGACCAGGTTCTGCTGCATGGGAATGTTCATGTATTAGTGCGCACGCATATAGGTGTTGCCAGgaacacacactctcactcatgCACGTGAGCACAAGAGCCCACTTGTGCATGAATGAGGGGCAAGGCACTGGTGACCTATATCCGTATTTACATAACTTGTTTCTGAACCAAGTCAACAACAGATTGCATATATCCAAAGCCCAAGCACAAATTCTTCCTGCATTCTATTTATACTGACATCCCAAAAGACCATTTCCAATCTTTACCAACAGCCTATTTGCAATTCTGCAACCATCTCCTAATTCCATAACTCCAAAACTTATGCAATACCTATAACACTCCAAATATCCCATATCTGCTTCCTCACTGCCAGTTTTTCCTGTGATTTTCCAAATAGTGTTGCCACAACCCACTAATAGATGCTAGCATTTTTCTATTACCAAGTCAACCCCTTTTTCGCCTCTAAACAGCAGGATTACATTTGCTGTCTTCAAATCTATGGGGACCATTCTAGAATCCAGGGAACTCTTAGATCAAAACCTTTAATATactctttaaaaagaaaatttgtaGGTCATCAGGCTTTTAATTCCCCTAAATAATTACATGTGTAGGTGTTCTAACCCCTTGATcctgcattcaataagatcatggctgatctgatacaAACTTCTCATCTTAGTGCACATGGGATGCCAGTTGGAAAATGTACCAGAAAAGCCACACCTGTAACTGAGCAAGGAGGAAGGTTATTAAAGAATGCAAAGTTAAtacaaaatgagagagagagagagagagatttatttGAGTTTGTAACAATTATGCCATGAACTCATAAGGAATAGGCTCCAGCAGCTGTGGCTTGTTGGCCTTGGTTCGCACGAAGTGTGCCTTCCTGGGCTCAGCAGGctggaaagtaaaacaaaacacattAGTTCATTAGGCTTAATTTTATATTGACCAAGTATGCATGCAGCTTAGAATCTGATCCAAACTGAGATCATCACATCACCCATAACAGAGAAATTAGTATTTCTAGGTCAAACTGGATTGCTTTCTAAACACATTTTcacattatctggttattataTGCATGCAAATCAATAAACACTTCACCCACCCCAGCTCCTCCTCACTACCAGCCACCAAATCCATCTTGGTGTCCAGAAGTTGGTGAATATGTTCAGGTATCTTAATATCAATTTAATAGtaaacctgctgtgccactgcagAACATGAAGAATGCACTTGCAATATCTCAAAGGTAAACAAGTGGGAATGACCCAAGAGAACAAAATTTAGTATCGCCACCACTGACTGCCTAATGAAACTAAattcctacctatcacctctacCTCTttcaaagtaaaacattttacTCAGCTTCACATTTTGGTTTAATTTTATGCTGGATTTGAAAAGGTGCATGTAAGTTACACTAACAATTTGTTCCTTGATAATTGCATGGCGCATTCAATGAATAATGCTGATTCAGTGTGACAGCAAGAagtgtttttgcttttttttcccttagtAAAACCAACCCCAACCATTCATATACAGATATCCCACTAGTTCTTCGAAGGGTTATCGAAAATTTAATTCACACAGGTGTCCTTACCTTGCGTTTCAGATCAACCCAAGTCCCCTTCTCCTTAGCCTCTTTCTTGGCCTGTTCATTTGCTTTCACACGAAGCAGAAAACTGTCTCTGCTTTTTGAATGCTTAATGTGCTCAATACGCACATTAATTCTTTTGGCAAGGATCTTGCCCCTAAGATACAAATCAAAGCAAATGAAACAAATACCACTGCAACCAAATAATTAACTAagtttacaattttaaaacaCCAACGTGATACAGCATATTAATATACAAAATGCTgtttaaggaaaaaaataaactactggagaAATTCAggatcaagcagcacctatggcagaaaggaaatgttgatgtttcggttcgagaccctgcaacagtcccaatgcagggtctcaactgaaaacattgacaattcttgcTGCCCCCTATAGTTGccacttgacccgctgagctcctccagcagtttgttttttgctccccattccagcatctggagtcttgtATCTCTTTTGTTTAATGAAAAGTTATTCCAAAATTAACTAGTTTTAACtagtaaaatgcattttaattaagCTTGTTGCATCAGTCCCAATCAAGCCCTTCAATGCAGTAAACTAAATATACTGAAAAATATTGCCATTTTAGAACTCAACTTACAACTACACAATAAAATACAGCAGTACTAATTGGGTTATGACACTTAATCCTCTGAATGTTTTCAATATAATTAGAAATATATTGGGAGAGAAACTGAATATTATTTAGTTTTGAAGGACAGAccaaaaaaaaaccacagcaaTTCTTCCTTTCAAACTTCATTAATGTCCCTTATAATAGAAACCAAGTAAAATACAATATACTTGGGTCTTATAAAAGGACACTTTACTCTACCCCACCTGAATGACCAATAAAGACACATGTCTTATTGGCAAAGTGAAGAGGGGCGCATGAAGTGGTTTACATTTACCCCCAAAAATTCAAATTTTACATTTGTATCTGCTGCATACCTCCAGTATCTCTGTTGAACTCTTCCAGAATCCATCTGACTGCAGCTACATGTCTAGATGGACAACTCATTCCCCAGTTGTCTGCATCTTGTTTCTCTTGCCCCCTTTCTCTCCACATtgcccaccctcccttccccatcaACACCCTCCTGGGTCCAGAATATGGATTACATGAGAAGCCATACGAGTTCTCTAGATCAATCCAGTCAAGGAACCTCATCCAGCAcctgatatttcaaaaatcaCAGCAGAACAATGTTTGGGTCATTAGTTCAGataaattcaccgatgataccactgttgttggtagaatctcagatgacgatgagggGGTTTACGTGagagagatagatcagctggttgagtgatgttgcaacaacaacctcacactcaacgtcaacaagaccaaggaattgaatgtgaacttcaggaaggggaagttgagagaacacacaccagtcctcactgagggggtcagcagtggaaagggcgagcagcttcaggTCCCTAGGCATCAAATCTAAGAGgaactatcttgggcccaacacattggtacaatcacgaaggcggcacatcagagtttgaggagatttggtatgtcaaagactcttgcaaatttctagacatacagtgaagagcattctgactagttgcatcacagcctgatatgcagcctccaatacacaggatcgcaagagctgcagaaggttgtagactcggccagctccatcatgggaccaaccctcaccaccatacagaacatcttcaagaagcagtgccttaAGGTGGTGGCAAACATCAGTAGGGACCCTCAGCATCCcagacatgcccccttctcaatactaccatcagggaggaggtataggagcctgaagacccaactcaatgatccaggaacagGTTTATTGCCTctaccatcaaatttctgaatgatccacaaacactacctcattatatttttgcactatttttgtaatttatagatttttttttaatgtctttgcactgtactgttgccacaaaacaacaaatttcacatcatatatcagtgataataaatccaattctgattcAGAATATGATCCTGAGGTGCAGGGTGCAAGCAGGTTGTGTAGCTAGAGCCCAGGTGGGCCAAGTGTGCAGCCAGAATCAGATCAGGGAatccagaacaccaggggtcaggaacatgcGTAGGTTCGCACCTGGAGCCAGCATCCAGAGTGCTTGCATTTTTCCTGTTTCCGTTAAACACCCCAGCTCTACTAGAAAAGTTATTATAATGTGTaatgtttaaaaaagaaaaagcatATTTGGGTGTTGGAAGAATTAACACCCAATAGCCCCAAAAATAATCTGAtactaccaaagtcccaaggatgcCAAATTACACAGGTTTTACTATATTTCCCACAGAACTGTCTATCACTCCCCCATTCCTCAGCAGTACAAAAGACAGTGTCAGCTTTTACACTTGGCAGCACCTCACCCAACCTTACCTCTGACACTTCCATCTAGATCCTGAATGTGGCCTTTACTGGCAAACACATCCGAGCAAACTGGGGCCCAAAACATTCTCCACCCTACATGGCCCTTTAAGAAAATTAATGCCCACCCCATTTAGCAAACCTTTGCTTAGCCTTCCAGCTAACTTCATGACTTAGTGTCAACATTTCTGAGCAAACTTTTGCAGTGCTTTGGAACATTTTCCAATGTTAAAATCACAAAACATTTTTACTCACTTGACTTGCTTGTTAATAATAATGCCCACAGCATGTTGTGTAACATTATAAATTCTTCCAGTCTTCCCGTGATAACATTTGTGAGGCATGCCCTTTTGAACAGTGCCTGTGCCCTAAAGAGAAAGGCAGTTTAATGTTACCAGAATGAGTTTTAAAGAACATCTATTAAGCAAGGTTCAATAAGGTCCCTACAGAAAAAAAGATTATCCAAATAGAAGTTAATTCAaggcttaaaaaaaacattcttttaaTCTGCATTTACTGACAACAACAAATTACTTCTCCATTGTACAGATATACTCATTTGTTACTATGATGTAGGTTTGGCTTGTTAACAGAATAAAGCCTGAGGAGGCAAtgaggaatgtggaaagaattccAGCAGTTTGAGGTCTGGATGCCCGAAAAAAAAAACCAGATCACTAACAGTGAGAACAAGAAGGGTAAATGCAGCTGTGTCCAGCGTTGCAGGAAGATGAGAGTTCACAGGATTGACTGgtggtaaggagaccaaagttgCAATGAAGAGGAAATAATATAGCTGCAAATGGAATAATCCTGCTCAGTAACCCTCAAGGTTTATTTTTGTGCAATGACAAGCCACATGGCCAAGCTCCACTGACCAAAAGTTGAGCTGTAGAGGGAATTCAGGTGAGTATTACTGGTGTCAGGGTGAAAGATTCCAGATACAGCTCCTGAGATTGCACTTATCACTGCCATTTCTAATTTACATTTGTGATAATTTTCAGGAATATATGataattaaaaacttaaaatatttacattttaaatagAAAAGTCATCCATAATAAtcaatgaaatgaatggaattttcATCCAATAAGATACAAAGCATGGAACCATTTAAAGATGATTAAATGGAtaaattgcaaaatgcagaaaggtAACAGCAGCCCCATTAAACTCACTGGGCTCAAAAACTATGTATACCCCATTTAATacattaatatttttcctttaaaaatatttcaaacgcCCAATTTTCAGAAATAATGTCCATGTAAAAGTGTAACCGAATTTCTGCTGTAAAATAGCTTATTTAACCAGACATAAGCAAGATTCCACTTAACACCAATATATAACATTAATATATACCTTGATGTCAACGATATCTCCCTTCTTGTAGATACTGAAATAGGTAGAGAGGGGAACAGGTCCTAAGAAGATAGATTTTACAACAAGTTACATACGAATATGGTAAAAATTGCAACATTGGAGCTAAACAATCCAATACAACTAAACGAACAAGTTTTGTTTCAACACATTTCCTTGGTGTCCTCAGACACAGCCGTTGTATTATAAATTGTTCTATAAGCTGCACAATGGCGTagctagagccactgcctcacagcaccaggtgCTAAATCCTGATCTTAGCTGTTGTCTGTGCGGAATTTGCATGacccctgggtttcctccaggcgtccagtttcctcccacctcccaagaCATGCAGgttcgtaggttaattggcctctataaattgcccctaggatGTACAATGGTGGTAAAATCTAGCAagaattgatgggaacgtggagagaataaaatggtgttaatgattaatgtaggatttctgtaaatgggtgcttgatggtcagcatggactcttgTGGGCAAAAGGCTTATTTCTGTGCAGTATTTCACTCTATGGCAATAGGATTAATGCCGCTCCCAATTATCAGAGAACTGTACACACTAACATTAGAGAATTGCGACAACCTCAAAATGAACATTCTCCAACCATGCATCAAGATTTCTCATGAAAAACCGATACTTGGTCATGTTGCTTAATCATTTCCCGACACAAGTCAGGCAGGCTTACTTAGGATAAGAACAGATGTATTTCAAGCAGGAAGAGGGGAAATGAATACAAGTGTAGGTAGGTTATGCTGTACAAGGTTATACTTGTACAGGCAACCCGTGTTACAAGGGAAGGTGTTCCTAGAAAACATtttgtattgcaattttccataccgccagttaaaaagaaataaatctaAGTTTATTTACCTTTTAAAATCACACAAATTCcgcaagagcaaattttattctgcatctcaaatttttgggtagcaaTTTGTGAATTCTACAAGGGCAGTATTCCATTACCCAAATGACTGTAACACAGGGTTTGtctgtataggacattggtgagactgtacctagAGTACTCTGTGTAGTACTGATCTTCTATTGGAAGGATGCTattgcactggaagcagttcagggaaggtttactagactaatacctggaatgagcaggTTGTCTCACAAGGAAAAATTGAACAGGGTAGGTTCATATTTGTCAGAGTTTGGAGAAGTGATTGAAATAAAGGTTCCTGAGAATATTGACAGGGTGCATGTGGAGAGGATACTTCCTTTAGTgtaagaatctagaactaggatcactgggtttaaaaataaaggactgCCCATTTAAGAGAAATATTAGACAACTTCTTTCCTCTTAACAGCTGAGTGCCTATGCAACACTTCTTCAATGACCTGTGGATGAAGAGTCTATGAAAATTAAAGCAGAGAAAAACAGATACCTCATAAGGTGAAAGGGTAGCCCAAATTAAATACCatcaaatggtgaagcagacacaaggggccaagtggcctactcctaaatTATATGGACAGGAACCACCTAATTTTCTATGAAACATTGAAGGGAAAACAtagtttttattattaattttccaGAACATTCACTCCTCTTTTTACGCTCCACCAGACCAACTTTCAATCAAACAACAACAATTCTAAAATGCCAAGTATTCTAGTTGCTCTCAGTACCGGTGAAATAATTGGTTCAGCTTGCCCCACAGGGCAATCAAGAGAGTTCAATCATCATCGAGCACTAGTTTTTTTTCAGGAAATCCACATACTAGCATTATCAACCAAACATAAAAATCAAAGGACAGTGGTAGAATAAATCAGAATCATTTCATTGGGCTTATCCTGAATCCAAAAATCAGAAATCTTCAAATGAGTAAAGGAACGTTATATGGTGTACTTTCCATTTATCTTCCTCTATCCCAATAGCTAACTCCAGTCAACACCTGATCTGTCGCAGAGTTTCTACTAATCATTGTGCAGCAAGCCACACGAAAACTTCCACAAGATAGGTTTAATTTGACCTCACAAAACCCAAGTCAGCAGAGTTGATGAGGAAGGAATCAACATCTGCACAATATTCTTTATTAGATCAAACCCGTATTTCTCAGCAGCTCAAGTTTTCTAACAAAACGTTTGATACAAGGATCAgtggctgtaaataaaataaagaattCTCACCGTGCTTGCGGAAAGGCCTTGCGAACATATATCGCGTTCCCCTCCTTTTACCCCTGGTGTTAGTCATCTTGAATGTTCACTGAAAATAAATGTACGAGGCTTAATTCACTGAAAACCTTTAATTCCTGCGCGGTACGGATAAGAGTATATCTAACACCAAATAGCTTCAAGGAGTGAACAAATGAAACGATCGTGGGATGCAGCTAATACTATCCGAGTCTAACCTCACTACCCCATCCTCCCCGACCCGGGCCCGATGGATTTAGCCGGGCCCGGTACAGGTTCCCCCGCCACTCCCCACGTTACTACGGGACCGACCATCCCCCTCCCGCCGCCACATGTCCGGGCCTTAGCCCGGCCGCGCCAACACTACCACCAGCAATCCGTGCAAACCCCGGCCATCAGCACTACTCCGCCACAACCCACGCTTCACAACACCATAAAGCCTCCTCGAAGCCCAGAGCCCCACTTCCACGGATATTTCTCGGTCAGTTTATCGGCGGTGGGAGCGCAGCTCCGCCGGCCGCTACCTGCGAGATGGCGCCACTCCGCGGAAAGGGCGAGTGGGGGCCTCGCACTCCTTACATGGCAACCATGGCTGGCTATTCCGCGCCTGATCGGGAAACCCAATTCGTCCGAAGATCGGCATCTATTATGTGTGCAACTATATATCAACGTCGCGCTCATATCTCAACATCCacatgaaaatttaaaacaaattagcGAGATGGTTTTCAGAACCCAGCGAGTGGGACTCTCGGTTGGGGTCACATGGGTCTGGGGTGGGGCTCACTTTACTTAATGTGGAGATGCTCACATGGGACTGAGAATAATTAGTGGTTTGTGTTCAATATGGttcaaaatgtgattttttttgttgaagggCATAATCTCAAAGAGTTATTCCGGGACTTTCCTCTGGAATGAAAGGTCTATGAATATCCTCGTTATAGAAGATTTACTTATTACAAGTGGAATTGATTTTACAATGAAAACAAATCCGATCTAACATTTAACTGCTTCACATTATATGGGTGAAATTGCATGCAAATATGAATATAGAAAATCTTGTTTCAAGTTCGTATTGCAATTGTGAAAGTTCAAGTGTCAAGTTTTTTGCTTGAAATTTCCGTAGACGAAAGACGTAGACTTTATTCCCTCATTAGAATCAGGATTCAACTAATGGGTGAGCGAAATCCCAACTGAGCACAATATGTTCTTGCAGCTGCTCACTAGGACATGCAACAAAAAACAGCCTCGACGTATACAGCGCCTCTGATGtagaaaaatatcccaaggcactctAATGAAAGGTGATCAAGCTGAAATTATAAtcgttgtttctctctccagaattgctgcctgatctacttagtacttccagcatattctgttttcatCCAAGATTCTTAACAGGAATATTATCAAAAAAATCACAGCAAGCCATATATTAGAGAAGATGATCAAAAGCTGTCAGAGAGTGTAATCTTAAAGGAGGAATGAGAGACAGATAGTGTTTGGAAGGAAATTCcaagctttagaacatagaacagtacagcacaggaacaggcccttcggcccacgatgttgtgccgaactaattaaactaataattaaatgcttaactaatcccttttgcctacacaatgtccatatcccactattcatgtgcctatctaagagcctcttaaatgcctctatcatacctacctccactaccacccctggcagcacattccaggcacccactactctgcataaaaaaaattgccccgcacatctcctttgaacttaccccatctcaccttaaatgcatgccctctagtattaaacatttcgaccctggggaaaagataccagttgcctatctatgcctcccataatcttataaattgcagtcaggtctcccctcagcctccatcactccagagaaaacaaccctagtttgtccaacctctccttgccctctaattcaggtagcatcctggtaaacctcttctgcaccctctccaaagcctccacatccttcccataatggtaTGACCAAAAGACTTCCTTCTCTGATGATGCTCCGGGGACCCAAGTCCTTCTGATCAAGGCCTAGTGTGTGGACTTTGATGGAGCTGTTTTTAGCTATAATGTCAGAGTCTCCAAATAGACATAACAAAATTCCTGTCATACAATAGCTTGTTTCTAGCATGCTTCCCCACCCAATTTTTCAGTAAATCCATAAAAGATAGAAAACAACTCAAGGATGTGTTCTGCTTTGTTATCAACTACCCATGGAGTTTCATGAGTCAGAGCAAATGACAGCTACATTTATGCATACAGGAAAATGGTAAATACACCATGTTTCACAAAGGAAATGCTGGGGCAGAACCTAATGAGGGACTTGCACAAATGCCCATCCACTAAGTTAAGAGCTTTCCCAAGAAGGCAGTGTGATGTCATCTTTATTTCCTGCTGTAGGCAACCTTGAAGACCTTCTGCAGCAAATGCCTGTCTCCAGAATGAGAAAGTTCTTCAGCACAGGCTGGACCTTATCTGCTATTTGTAAATGATCCCAAACCCAGAAATATAATTGAGTCACTGAGGTGATTTTAAGTTTTGCCCCATTGGAACAGCTCATCCGCCATTACTCTCAAACTCAAATTAACAGATAGGGGTACAATTGCCCTGCTTTGTCAAAAAATTAGTCCAGCAGAAACTCCATTCCCAGAGGAAGCTGTGCCCATTCTTTCTGGAAACACCCTATCATGATATACGTGGTACTGCACAAAAGAAGCCAGTATGTTGTAATTGGCCATCAATCGTAGGATTCCACGAACTATACCTATGAGATTTAATGCATTTAAGTAACTGGTTATGGCAAACTATCCTCACAGGACTCAGTGTGGTCTCTTCTACTTTGAAAGTGCAGATTGGTTAACAGCTTTGCAGAAGACCATTactcagctccttgagcctgtcccacctttcaatgtgatcatagctgatctgccatgggcctcaagtcctcttctgtgccagttcctcatagcccttAATTCTCTGttctttcaaaaattgatctaccttcttaaatacttccagtgatctagcctctacagccctctggggtagagaattccagagatttaccaccctctggagGAAGTAATTCTTAAGCACCTGAGTTTTACACGATCAGCCCAAGGACAACCCTAAGCTTCCACTTGCTTGTCAATTTAATTCTCAAAAGTTCAGAttgggttctgccaaagtcactcagctcctgatatTACAGCCTCAGTCCAAATGTGGACAAGAGAGCTGAACtcgaggtgaagtgagagtaattgtccttgacatcaaggcagcatttgattgagtatggcatcaaggagccctggctaaactggagtcaatagTAATTGAGGGAAACCCGCAGGTTGGAAGATGGCTATGGTGTTTGGAGGTCAATCAGCCCATCCACAAGATAACTCTTCAGGAGTTCTTCAGGATAGTGTCCTAAgctcaaccattttcagctgcttcatcaatgatcttccttcaatcacaaggtcagaagtaggaatgttcgctgatgattgcacaacgttcagcaccatttgtgacacctcagataatgaagcagtccgcaaccaaatgcagcaagacctggacaatgtccaggcctgggctgataggtggcaagtaatatttttgccatgcaagtgccaggcaatgacgatatccaacaagggaaaatccagctgACTCCCTGACatacaatggcattaccatcagtgaatctcccaccaacaatatgcttggggttaccattgaccagaaactaaactggagTAACCATaaacacaatgtggctacaagagcaggtcagaggctaggaatcctgtggcgagtaactcacctcctaattcCCTAAAGCTGCCCACTAtctacaaatcaggagtgtgatggaaaactg
The sequence above is drawn from the Pristis pectinata isolate sPriPec2 chromosome 11, sPriPec2.1.pri, whole genome shotgun sequence genome and encodes:
- the rpl21 gene encoding 60S ribosomal protein L21, giving the protein MTNTRGKRRGTRYMFARPFRKHGPVPLSTYFSIYKKGDIVDIKGTGTVQKGMPHKCYHGKTGRIYNVTQHAVGIIINKQVKGKILAKRINVRIEHIKHSKSRDSFLLRVKANEQAKKEAKEKGTWVDLKRKPAEPRKAHFVRTKANKPQLLEPIPYEFMA